In a single window of the Niabella ginsenosidivorans genome:
- the mraY gene encoding phospho-N-acetylmuramoyl-pentapeptide-transferase — MLYHLFEWLKAQGINFPGRNLMDFITFRVMMAVLLALTITLIFGKRLINVLRRRLAGETVRDLGLAGEQAKKGTPTMGGLIIILGILVPTLLFARLDTVYILLMLFTTIWLGAVGFTDDYLKLRAKRQAAEKGEVYKKSDKDGLAGKFKIFGQVVLGVTVGAVLYFNSNVKIWREFIGTPGPSETEVITKTVNNKTKHFVATKEPVTTIPFVKTHEFNYSKLLPEPLRPYSWILYIAIVVFIIVAVSNGANITDGLDGLATGTSALIGVMLGIFAYASGNFNFADYLNIMYIPNLGELSIFLAAMIGACVGFLWYNSYPAQVFMGDTGSLTLGGIIASIAIIVHKELLIPIFCGVFLVENISVMLQVAYFKYTKKKYGEGRRIFLMSPLHHHYQKLGYHEAKIVTRFWIVQILLVVVCIVTLKLR; from the coding sequence ATGTTATATCATTTATTTGAGTGGTTGAAAGCGCAGGGGATCAATTTCCCGGGAAGGAACCTGATGGATTTTATCACCTTCCGGGTAATGATGGCGGTTTTGCTGGCGCTTACCATCACGCTGATATTTGGTAAACGACTGATCAACGTGTTGCGCAGAAGGCTGGCAGGGGAAACCGTCAGGGACCTTGGTCTTGCCGGTGAGCAGGCTAAAAAAGGAACGCCTACCATGGGAGGACTGATCATTATACTGGGCATATTGGTGCCTACATTGCTCTTTGCAAGACTGGATACGGTTTATATTTTGCTAATGCTCTTTACAACGATCTGGTTAGGGGCGGTTGGCTTTACGGACGATTACCTGAAGCTGCGGGCCAAAAGACAGGCAGCAGAAAAAGGGGAAGTGTATAAAAAAAGCGATAAGGATGGATTGGCCGGGAAATTTAAGATTTTCGGACAGGTGGTGTTGGGGGTTACTGTAGGCGCTGTTTTATATTTCAACAGCAATGTAAAGATCTGGCGCGAATTCATAGGTACGCCGGGCCCTTCTGAAACAGAAGTGATCACCAAGACCGTTAATAATAAAACCAAGCATTTTGTAGCCACCAAAGAGCCTGTTACCACTATTCCGTTTGTAAAAACTCATGAATTTAATTATTCAAAGTTACTGCCGGAACCGTTGCGGCCTTATTCGTGGATATTGTATATCGCTATTGTCGTGTTCATTATTGTAGCGGTTTCAAACGGTGCAAATATAACAGACGGGCTGGATGGGCTGGCCACAGGAACATCAGCATTGATCGGGGTAATGCTCGGTATTTTTGCTTATGCCAGCGGTAACTTCAATTTTGCAGATTACCTGAATATTATGTACATCCCCAACCTGGGAGAGCTGTCTATTTTCCTTGCCGCAATGATCGGGGCCTGTGTGGGTTTCCTCTGGTACAACTCTTATCCGGCACAGGTTTTTATGGGCGACACGGGCAGTTTAACGCTGGGTGGTATCATTGCGTCAATAGCAATCATTGTTCATAAAGAGCTGCTGATTCCTATTTTTTGCGGGGTGTTCCTTGTAGAGAATATCAGCGTGATGCTACAGGTGGCTTATTTCAAATACACAAAGAAGAAATATGGGGAAGGAAGGAGGATCTTTTTAATGAGCCCATTGCACCATCATTATCAGAAGCTGGGCTATCATGAGGCAAAGATCGTAACAAGATTCTGGATCGTGCAGATCTTACTGGTGGTTGTATGCATCGTAACCTTAAAGCTAAGGTAG
- a CDS encoding UDP-N-acetylmuramoyl-L-alanyl-D-glutamate--2,6-diaminopimelate ligase, protein MQLQELLYKTQLQSVQGNRAVEVNAVCIDSRKIMPGAVFIAVRGGTDGHQFIDNAVQGGAVAIVCETLPEQMQEAVAYVQVANSAAAAGILAHNFYGQPSEKLKLVGVTGTNGKTTIATLLYQLFSQLGYKSGLISTVQNRVGNEALAATHTTPDPVSLNALLAQMVEKDCIYAFMEVSSHAIHQHRIEGLQFAGGIFSNITHDHLDYHQTFDEYIRVKKAFFDHLPKQAFALTNTDDKRGMVMMQNTAAAIRTYSLKTISDFKGKILDNNIMGLHMMVDDQEVHFRLIGEFNAYNLLAVYGAAVCLGEDKINVLQALSTLSGAAGRFDYIISAKDKVIGIIDYAHTPDALLNVLATIKKLRKGFEQVITVVGCGGNRDKTKRPVMAEVACEYSDKIIFTSDNPRNEDPQEIIKDMEAGVSAGCRRKCLSIADRKEAIKTAISLAGTEDIVLVAGKGHETYQEVKGVRTHFDDKETVREVFELLGK, encoded by the coding sequence GTGCAGTTACAGGAGTTATTATATAAGACCCAATTACAATCCGTGCAGGGCAACAGGGCTGTGGAGGTAAATGCGGTTTGTATTGATTCCCGTAAAATAATGCCCGGTGCGGTTTTTATAGCAGTAAGAGGAGGAACGGACGGGCACCAGTTCATTGACAATGCGGTTCAAGGCGGAGCGGTGGCTATTGTCTGTGAAACACTTCCGGAGCAAATGCAGGAGGCAGTTGCTTATGTACAGGTAGCAAACAGCGCGGCAGCGGCCGGCATCCTGGCGCATAATTTTTACGGGCAGCCTTCTGAAAAATTAAAGCTGGTTGGTGTTACCGGTACCAATGGTAAAACCACTATTGCCACCTTACTGTACCAGTTGTTTAGCCAACTGGGGTATAAAAGCGGTCTGATCAGTACGGTTCAGAATCGGGTGGGCAATGAAGCGTTGGCGGCCACACATACCACACCCGACCCGGTTAGTTTAAATGCCCTGCTGGCACAGATGGTGGAAAAGGACTGTATTTATGCTTTCATGGAAGTAAGCTCGCACGCCATTCACCAGCACAGGATAGAAGGGCTGCAATTTGCAGGAGGTATCTTCAGCAACATTACGCATGATCACCTGGACTATCACCAAACATTTGATGAGTACATCCGTGTAAAAAAAGCATTCTTTGATCATTTGCCCAAACAGGCATTTGCATTAACGAATACAGATGATAAACGCGGAATGGTGATGATGCAGAACACGGCTGCGGCAATCAGAACCTACAGTTTAAAGACCATCAGTGATTTTAAAGGAAAGATCCTTGACAATAATATTATGGGCCTGCACATGATGGTAGATGACCAGGAAGTGCATTTCCGTTTGATCGGTGAGTTCAATGCCTATAACCTGCTGGCCGTTTATGGCGCTGCGGTTTGTTTGGGTGAGGACAAGATCAATGTGCTGCAGGCGCTGAGTACCTTAAGCGGTGCGGCAGGCAGGTTTGATTATATTATTTCTGCAAAAGATAAGGTGATCGGTATTATTGACTATGCGCATACACCGGATGCCTTGCTGAATGTGCTGGCCACTATCAAAAAACTGAGAAAAGGATTTGAGCAGGTGATTACGGTGGTAGGTTGTGGCGGCAACAGGGATAAAACAAAAAGGCCGGTAATGGCAGAAGTAGCCTGTGAGTATAGCGATAAAATAATTTTTACGAGTGATAACCCAAGGAATGAAGATCCGCAGGAAATCATTAAAGACATGGAGGCCGGGGTAAGTGCGGGTTGCAGGAGAAAATGCCTTTCTATTGCAGACCGGAAAGAGGCTATAAAGACGGCAATCAGCCTGGCGGGTACAGAGGATATAGTGCTGGTAGCTGGTAAAGGCCATGAGACCTACCAGGAGGTGAAGGGAGTACGAACTCATTTTGACGATAAAGAAACAGTAAGGGAAGTTTTTGAATTGTTGGGGAAGTAG
- a CDS encoding penicillin-binding protein produces MEIKKDILWRVYLCFIGIVLLCIIVLGKATVIQRVQGDHWRNMGDSMHQKIVEINADRGTIFSEDGQMLSTSLPQFDIYMDFMADGLRDKNGKVYKENIDSFAAAMASYFKDKTAKEYRKEFDEAYKKGSRYYTLKKKLSFEDYKSLRQFPLVRLGKNKSGIIVEETSKRIAPFGLLANRTIGLSREYVNSDGKIKKMNVGLEMSYDSLLNGQNGQRVVRYISGGAVPVEGFQVEPENGRDIYTTIDVNMQDITETALLRMMMTCQGEYGTAIVMETKTGKIKAIANLGRNPNDTTYWENDNYALRVTEPGSTIKMVTFLAAMDKGSSKPSDLVEVGSAGRMQVGPRMVTDAERMPKPVMTIEECIAHSSNVGMSKVALKAFGKNPAEFGEYLHKFHMDTKSPIDLANVPRPRMAPLAADHGGLMNMLTMSFGYAVQVSPLQTLTLYNAVANNGVMVKPYLVNSIRNQGVVVKQMHPEVLLDPLCKPSTLKAAQESLRMTVTEGSAKKALQDLPFPVAGKTGTAHVADGNIKYGNNVYQASFVGYFPANNPQYTCIVVIRTHPGAAVHFGGLLAAPVFREIATKIYSMYVDRKTPKGYEGSKDSSTYFYAGSAKAVRNVLNILGIPYVDSTQSDQWVTMYANRFKPVVTGSTVKGNVMPNVQGMGLRDAISLLEKMGLRVRIQGSGKVAGQSILPGAAFTKGQAVILNLA; encoded by the coding sequence TTGGAAATTAAGAAAGACATATTGTGGAGGGTGTATCTCTGTTTTATAGGGATCGTGCTGCTGTGCATCATTGTATTGGGTAAAGCAACAGTAATCCAGCGGGTGCAGGGCGATCACTGGCGCAATATGGGGGATAGTATGCACCAGAAGATCGTGGAAATTAACGCCGACCGCGGTACTATTTTTAGTGAAGACGGACAGATGCTGAGCACGTCGCTGCCCCAGTTTGATATATATATGGACTTTATGGCAGATGGGCTGCGCGATAAGAACGGCAAGGTATATAAAGAGAATATTGATTCATTTGCAGCTGCAATGGCCAGCTATTTTAAAGATAAAACGGCAAAAGAGTACCGTAAGGAATTTGATGAGGCCTATAAAAAAGGAAGCCGGTATTATACATTAAAAAAGAAACTTTCCTTTGAAGATTATAAATCCTTACGGCAGTTTCCCCTGGTGCGCCTTGGTAAAAACAAAAGCGGGATCATTGTTGAGGAAACCAGCAAACGCATAGCTCCTTTTGGTTTGCTGGCTAACCGTACCATTGGCCTGAGCCGGGAATATGTAAACAGCGATGGCAAGATAAAGAAGATGAATGTAGGCCTGGAAATGAGCTACGACAGTTTACTGAACGGGCAGAATGGCCAGCGGGTGGTCCGTTATATTTCCGGTGGTGCAGTGCCGGTGGAGGGCTTCCAGGTAGAGCCCGAAAATGGCAGGGACATTTATACCACTATTGATGTGAACATGCAGGACATAACAGAAACGGCATTGCTGCGTATGATGATGACCTGCCAGGGTGAGTACGGAACCGCCATTGTTATGGAAACAAAAACAGGTAAGATAAAAGCCATCGCCAACCTGGGGCGTAATCCCAATGATACCACTTATTGGGAAAATGATAATTATGCGTTGCGGGTTACGGAACCCGGGTCTACTATAAAAATGGTCACCTTCCTGGCTGCCATGGACAAAGGTTCTTCAAAGCCAAGCGACCTGGTAGAAGTGGGAAGCGCAGGCCGTATGCAGGTGGGACCAAGAATGGTTACGGATGCGGAGCGGATGCCCAAGCCGGTGATGACCATTGAAGAATGTATTGCGCACAGTTCCAATGTGGGGATGAGCAAGGTGGCCCTCAAAGCATTTGGAAAAAACCCTGCTGAGTTTGGAGAATACCTGCACAAGTTCCATATGGATACCAAATCGCCAATAGACCTTGCAAATGTGCCCAGGCCGCGTATGGCGCCATTGGCTGCAGATCATGGCGGGTTAATGAATATGCTTACCATGAGCTTTGGTTACGCAGTACAGGTAAGCCCGCTGCAAACATTGACTTTATATAATGCGGTGGCAAATAACGGGGTAATGGTAAAACCTTACCTGGTCAACAGCATTCGCAACCAGGGTGTGGTTGTAAAGCAAATGCACCCGGAAGTGCTGCTGGATCCGCTTTGTAAGCCCTCCACCTTAAAAGCGGCACAGGAAAGCCTGCGAATGACGGTTACAGAAGGTTCTGCCAAAAAGGCCTTGCAGGATCTGCCCTTTCCGGTAGCCGGCAAAACGGGCACGGCGCATGTGGCAGATGGAAATATCAAATACGGGAATAATGTTTATCAGGCTTCGTTTGTGGGCTATTTTCCTGCAAATAATCCACAGTATACGTGTATTGTTGTCATTCGTACACATCCCGGTGCTGCCGTACATTTTGGTGGTCTGCTGGCCGCCCCGGTGTTCAGGGAAATTGCTACCAAGATCTATAGCATGTATGTAGACCGGAAAACGCCCAAGGGCTATGAAGGGTCAAAGGACAGCAGCACCTACTTTTATGCAGGCAGCGCAAAAGCGGTGCGGAATGTGCTGAATATACTGGGCATTCCGTATGTGGATTCAACACAATCAGATCAGTGGGTGACCATGTATGCCAACCGGTTTAAACCAGTGGTTACCGGCAGTACGGTAAAAGGCAATGTGATGCCGAATGTGCAGGGAATGGGGTTAAGAGACGCCATCAGCCTTTTGGAAAAAATGGGGCTGCGGGTAAGGATACAGGGAAGCGGAAAGGTTGCAGGGCAGTCTATTTTGCCCGGCGCAGCATTCACAAAAGGACAGGCGGTTATTTTAAATCTGGCATAA
- a CDS encoding FtsL-like putative cell division protein, with amino-acid sequence MAEKKEKRSRWNWKKLLNYQSIVKQVPFLFYLAFLAIIYIYNGHMADKTVRKINATAKEVKELQWEYKSLKSEVMFRSKPSELTKALQPLGLNELQESPYVLKDSLEEYMQTAHK; translated from the coding sequence GTGGCAGAAAAAAAAGAGAAAAGAAGCCGGTGGAACTGGAAAAAGTTGCTGAACTACCAGTCTATTGTAAAACAGGTGCCTTTCCTGTTTTATCTGGCTTTTCTTGCCATCATATATATATACAACGGGCATATGGCGGATAAAACCGTTCGCAAAATAAATGCAACCGCAAAAGAGGTAAAAGAATTACAATGGGAGTATAAAAGCCTGAAAAGCGAGGTGATGTTCCGGAGCAAGCCCAGCGAACTAACGAAAGCCCTGCAGCCGTTGGGCTTGAACGAATTGCAGGAGTCTCCTTATGTATTAAAGGATTCACTGGAAGAATATATGCAGACAGCTCATAAATAA
- the rsmH gene encoding 16S rRNA (cytosine(1402)-N(4))-methyltransferase RsmH, which translates to MAKNKNTGKLVNLSTNQPVSYHIPVLLHEVVEGLHIKPGGIYVDVTFGGGGHSAAILQQLGPCGRLVAFDQDADAERNLPEDERVLFIPQNFRHLKRFLRLHGISQVDGVLADLGVSSHQFDEAERGFSTRFNADMDMRMDRRQQQTAFDILQTYSEQQLHKLFEQYGEVTNARTLAKTIVEVRNNVSLKTVDGFKNALRPVVKGNPNRYFAQVFQALRIEVNQELEALKELLEQAKDILKPGGRVAIITFHSLEDRLVKNFFRDGSFEEKEEHPFMQHSAEKTFKIITRKPVTAGEEELKRNTRARSAKLRVAERI; encoded by the coding sequence ATGGCAAAGAATAAAAACACGGGAAAATTGGTCAACTTATCAACGAACCAACCGGTCAGCTATCACATCCCGGTTCTTCTTCATGAAGTTGTTGAAGGACTGCATATAAAACCCGGAGGGATTTATGTAGATGTCACTTTTGGTGGTGGCGGCCACTCAGCAGCTATCCTGCAGCAACTGGGCCCCTGCGGCAGGCTGGTGGCTTTTGACCAGGACGCGGATGCGGAGCGCAATTTGCCGGAGGATGAACGGGTGCTGTTTATTCCGCAGAACTTCCGGCATCTGAAACGCTTTTTACGCCTGCACGGGATCAGCCAGGTAGATGGGGTACTGGCAGACCTGGGGGTAAGCAGTCACCAGTTTGATGAAGCGGAGCGGGGCTTTAGCACCCGCTTTAATGCGGATATGGATATGCGGATGGACAGGCGGCAGCAACAGACAGCATTTGACATTTTGCAAACCTATTCTGAACAGCAGTTGCATAAACTGTTTGAGCAGTATGGTGAAGTAACGAATGCCAGAACGCTGGCAAAAACAATTGTTGAGGTGCGGAACAACGTTTCATTGAAAACAGTGGATGGCTTTAAGAATGCGCTGCGCCCCGTAGTAAAGGGCAACCCGAACAGGTATTTTGCCCAGGTCTTCCAGGCATTGAGGATTGAGGTGAACCAGGAACTGGAGGCATTAAAAGAATTGCTGGAACAGGCAAAGGACATCCTGAAGCCGGGAGGACGGGTAGCGATCATCACCTTTCATTCGCTGGAAGACCGGCTGGTAAAGAATTTTTTCAGGGACGGAAGTTTTGAAGAAAAAGAGGAGCATCCCTTTATGCAGCACAGTGCTGAAAAAACATTTAAGATCATTACCAGAAAACCCGTAACAGCCGGTGAGGAAGAGCTGAAGCGCAATACTAGAGCACGGAGCGCAAAGCTGAGGGTGGCGGAACGGATATAG
- the mraZ gene encoding division/cell wall cluster transcriptional repressor MraZ yields MTGFLGEFEATIDSKGRFLLPAGFKKQLQPEDADRFVINRGFEKCLSLYPLSSWSPLAERINALNDFDPKARAFKRYFLNGATLVEPDSAGRLLLPANLKEYAALEKDIVLVPAGNRMEIWNTTKYKEFFDAFSPESFSDLAAQVMGGGLG; encoded by the coding sequence ATGACAGGTTTTCTCGGCGAATTCGAGGCAACAATAGATTCAAAGGGACGCTTCCTTTTGCCGGCTGGCTTTAAAAAGCAGCTGCAGCCGGAGGATGCGGATCGCTTTGTCATAAACAGGGGATTTGAAAAATGCCTGAGCCTTTACCCGCTTAGTTCCTGGAGCCCCCTGGCAGAGCGGATAAATGCGCTGAATGATTTTGATCCGAAAGCCCGGGCCTTTAAACGGTACTTTTTAAATGGCGCTACCCTTGTGGAGCCGGATTCTGCCGGAAGACTGTTATTGCCGGCTAACCTGAAAGAGTATGCGGCGCTTGAAAAAGATATTGTGCTGGTGCCGGCCGGCAATCGTATGGAGATCTGGAATACAACTAAATACAAAGAGTTCTTTGATGCGTTCTCGCCTGAATCGTTCAGTGATCTGGCTGCCCAGGTAATGGGAGGCGGACTGGGTTGA
- a CDS encoding dicarboxylate/amino acid:cation symporter, with protein MTQFSGKQLWKNYSGILLLLAGMLIGGFVGALFPGAVIYLKPIGDIFLNLLFVTVIPLVFFAIAISVASIEQKHQLGKVLGAMAVTFLVFILLAALFTVFIGYLFPMGKLNLQAAPVAERLANQESWGQVLVNFFTVGEFYQLLSRKNMLALLVFAFLLGTAVRQSGPAAQPFRDFLAAGNEVMKNLLLLIMKTAPVGLGAYIAYQAADLGPQLFGLYARPMALYYGTGFLYFFIFFTLYAFVGNGRTGVRLFWKNNILPSLTAVSTCSSLATMPANLVAAERIGVPAAIANVVIPLGTSLHKNGSSISAIVKIYAVFQVMGWDLFEPQNLLIALGITVLCSIVEGGIPNGGYIGELLMIAAYHLPADVVPLVMIIGTLVDPLATILNATGNTVAAMVVTRMLGEKFTPLATPVNNRVPAG; from the coding sequence ATGACGCAATTTTCAGGAAAGCAATTATGGAAGAATTATTCCGGCATTCTGTTGCTGCTGGCAGGAATGCTTATCGGAGGCTTTGTGGGCGCGCTTTTTCCGGGAGCCGTCATCTACCTGAAACCTATTGGAGATATTTTCCTGAACCTGCTTTTTGTTACGGTGATCCCATTGGTATTTTTTGCCATAGCCATATCCGTAGCGTCCATTGAACAGAAGCACCAACTGGGCAAAGTGTTAGGAGCAATGGCGGTTACCTTCCTGGTTTTTATTCTGCTGGCGGCGCTGTTTACTGTTTTTATAGGGTATCTGTTCCCGATGGGAAAACTGAATTTGCAGGCAGCGCCCGTAGCAGAACGCCTGGCAAATCAGGAGTCCTGGGGACAGGTGCTGGTAAATTTTTTTACCGTAGGCGAATTTTATCAGTTGCTATCCAGGAAAAACATGCTGGCCCTGCTGGTATTTGCATTTTTATTGGGAACGGCGGTGCGCCAATCCGGGCCTGCAGCTCAACCCTTCCGGGATTTTCTGGCAGCAGGAAATGAAGTTATGAAAAACCTGCTGCTGCTGATCATGAAAACAGCGCCTGTAGGACTGGGCGCCTATATTGCTTACCAGGCGGCCGACCTGGGGCCGCAGTTGTTTGGCCTGTATGCCCGTCCGATGGCCTTATATTATGGTACCGGTTTTTTATACTTCTTTATTTTTTTTACACTTTATGCTTTTGTTGGCAATGGCCGTACCGGTGTGCGCTTATTCTGGAAAAACAATATCCTTCCCTCACTGACCGCAGTGAGCACCTGCAGCAGCCTGGCCACAATGCCGGCTAATCTTGTAGCTGCGGAGCGCATCGGCGTTCCTGCTGCTATAGCTAATGTAGTAATCCCTTTGGGCACTTCGCTGCATAAGAACGGATCGTCCATTTCTGCTATTGTAAAAATCTATGCCGTATTCCAGGTAATGGGCTGGGATCTTTTTGAGCCTCAAAACCTTCTGATTGCTTTAGGCATTACTGTTTTGTGCAGTATTGTGGAAGGCGGCATTCCCAATGGGGGCTATATAGGGGAACTGCTGATGATTGCCGCCTATCACCTTCCGGCGGATGTGGTGCCACTGGTAATGATTATTGGTACACTGGTTGACCCGCTGGCAACCATATTGAACGCTACCGGTAACACCGTTGCTGCTATGGTGGTAACCAGAATGCTTGGTGAAAAATTTACCCCTCTGGCAACGCCGGTTAATAACAGAGTGCCAGCTGGTTAA
- a CDS encoding S-adenosylmethionine:tRNA ribosyltransferase-isomerase yields MHPRNLNISDFTYPLPEDKIAFFPLEQRDQSRLLIYKNGALSTDIYQHIDQYLPAGSLAVFNNTKVVEARLLFKKPTGGQIELFCLEPHESYADITTAMAQQSRVLWLCLIGGASKWKNGQVLQLSIPDQPHTIVLEARFIEKTTDCFVIELSWEPAFLSFAEVLHKAGQIPLPPYIKRKADSKDAERYQTIYARYDGSVAAPTAGLHFTEAVLQKLAQKSIQTDFVTLHVGAGTFKPVKADTMKDHEMHAEFIAVKPALIKKIMQQKDAPVIAVGTTSLRTIESLYWLGARLLRDAHCFDNQFPYLHQWDAYEATLQNFSLKESFSAILNYMEQRNLPELMAKTQIIIAPGYSFKVAAGLVTNFHQPASTLLLLVAAFIGEDWRKVYEYALENDFRFLSYGDGSLLWRKYP; encoded by the coding sequence TTGCATCCGAGAAACCTGAATATATCCGACTTTACCTATCCCCTCCCGGAGGATAAAATTGCTTTTTTTCCGCTGGAGCAACGGGATCAGTCCAGGCTGCTCATCTATAAAAACGGTGCGCTTTCAACGGACATTTATCAGCATATTGACCAATACCTTCCGGCTGGCTCCCTGGCTGTTTTTAACAACACCAAAGTGGTAGAAGCCCGGCTGCTTTTTAAAAAACCCACAGGTGGCCAAATTGAGCTGTTTTGCCTGGAACCGCATGAATCCTATGCCGACATTACCACCGCGATGGCACAACAGAGCAGGGTTTTATGGCTTTGCCTGATCGGCGGCGCTTCCAAATGGAAGAACGGCCAGGTGTTACAGCTTTCTATTCCGGATCAGCCCCATACCATTGTTCTTGAAGCACGGTTCATTGAGAAAACAACGGATTGTTTTGTGATTGAACTGAGCTGGGAACCTGCATTCCTGAGCTTTGCTGAAGTGTTGCATAAGGCGGGACAGATCCCTTTACCTCCTTATATAAAAAGAAAGGCAGACAGCAAAGATGCAGAACGTTACCAGACCATATATGCCCGGTACGATGGTTCCGTGGCAGCTCCTACTGCCGGCCTGCATTTTACTGAAGCGGTTTTGCAAAAACTGGCTCAAAAAAGTATTCAAACAGACTTTGTAACCCTGCATGTGGGCGCAGGCACATTTAAGCCGGTAAAGGCTGATACCATGAAGGATCATGAAATGCATGCAGAATTTATTGCAGTAAAGCCTGCACTCATAAAAAAAATAATGCAGCAAAAGGATGCGCCTGTTATTGCAGTCGGCACTACTTCCTTAAGAACCATTGAATCACTGTACTGGCTGGGAGCCCGGTTATTGCGGGATGCACATTGTTTTGACAACCAATTCCCCTACCTGCATCAATGGGATGCCTATGAAGCAACATTGCAAAACTTTTCATTAAAGGAATCATTCAGCGCGATCCTGAATTATATGGAGCAAAGGAACCTGCCGGAGCTGATGGCAAAGACACAGATCATCATTGCGCCCGGGTATTCTTTTAAAGTGGCAGCAGGATTGGTGACCAATTTTCACCAGCCCGCTTCCACGCTTCTTTTGCTGGTGGCTGCATTTATCGGGGAAGACTGGAGAAAAGTTTATGAATATGCATTGGAAAATGATTTCCGCTTTTTAAGCTATGGCGATGGCAGTTTGTTATGGAGGAAGTATCCTTAG
- a CDS encoding agmatine deiminase family protein — MDFLYNKKALDPNLSDFPTSGLTPKQQGYRFPAEWEPHEATWLSWPHKEASWPGKIASIFPYYAAFVKELTRGEIVRINVADEALKQEASGHLKTAGVDLSKVEFYFNATNDAWCRDHGPAFLVNPAAAHKKVIVDWNYNAWGNKYPPYDLDDIIPTRIGQQLNIPVFHPGIVMEGGSVEFNGKGTILTSTACLLNENRNPHLNRQQIEEYLYHYYGGEQVLWVDEGIAGDDTDGHIDDTIRFVNEDTVVTVIEEDKGDENYALLQKNLGQLKAMRLLTGKQLNIIELPMPDAVIWEEQRLPASYANFYIANKTVIVPTYRCSKDDIALQTIQSCFKDREVLGIDSTEIIWGLGSFHCLSQQDPAV, encoded by the coding sequence ATGGATTTTCTTTATAATAAAAAAGCTTTGGACCCGAACCTTTCCGACTTCCCAACTTCCGGACTCACCCCCAAACAACAAGGTTACCGCTTCCCGGCTGAATGGGAGCCCCATGAAGCTACCTGGTTGAGCTGGCCGCATAAAGAAGCCTCCTGGCCCGGGAAGATAGCAAGCATTTTTCCTTATTACGCGGCCTTTGTAAAAGAGCTGACCCGGGGGGAAATTGTGCGGATCAATGTTGCCGATGAGGCGCTGAAGCAGGAAGCCTCCGGTCACCTGAAAACTGCGGGCGTTGATCTTTCAAAAGTGGAGTTTTATTTTAATGCCACCAATGACGCCTGGTGCCGGGATCATGGCCCGGCCTTCCTGGTGAACCCTGCTGCAGCGCATAAAAAAGTAATTGTAGACTGGAATTATAATGCCTGGGGCAATAAATACCCTCCTTATGATCTGGATGATATTATTCCCACCAGGATCGGGCAGCAACTGAACATTCCCGTTTTTCATCCCGGTATTGTTATGGAAGGCGGCTCTGTGGAATTTAACGGTAAGGGAACTATTCTGACTTCTACAGCCTGCCTGTTAAATGAAAACCGGAACCCGCACCTGAACCGGCAGCAGATTGAAGAATACCTGTATCATTATTATGGCGGGGAACAGGTGCTTTGGGTAGATGAGGGCATTGCAGGGGATGATACCGATGGGCATATTGATGATACCATCCGGTTTGTAAATGAAGATACCGTGGTAACTGTAATTGAAGAAGATAAAGGAGATGAGAATTATGCATTGTTGCAAAAAAACCTGGGGCAGCTGAAAGCCATGCGCCTGTTGACCGGCAAACAGCTCAATATTATAGAGCTCCCTATGCCGGATGCGGTGATCTGGGAAGAGCAGCGGCTCCCGGCTTCTTATGCCAATTTTTATATAGCCAATAAAACAGTGATCGTGCCTACCTACCGGTGCAGTAAAGATGATATAGCATTGCAGACAATACAAAGCTGTTTTAAAGACCGGGAAGTGCTGGGCATTGATTCTACCGAAATTATCTGGGGCCTCGGAAGCTTCCATTGCTTAAGCCAGCAGGATCCTGCTGTGTAG